In Lolium rigidum isolate FL_2022 chromosome 3, APGP_CSIRO_Lrig_0.1, whole genome shotgun sequence, the genomic window CGAACTCTTCTCTTCAGATCCAGAAAGAGCAAGCCTTGCACTGTATATAAGCAAACTGTTAGTGATGACATTTATCCTTGAAGGTCAGATTAATTCTGCATGTCCCCCTAAGTTCAGAAGTCACTTAAAGCAATATTGTATATGCTTCTAAAAATAGTATCAGTCTGTTCCAAAATGTAAGATGTTTTTGGAGTTCAAAATGAACTCTGGAAACGCCTTATATTAATAGTATCAGTCTGTTCCTAAATGTAAGATGTTTTTGGAGCTTAAATTGAACTCTGAAAACGCCTTATATTAATAGTATCAGCGTGTTCCTAAATGTAAGATGTTTTTGGATTTCAAATTGAACTCCGAAAACGCCTTATATttaggatcagagggagtagaaaTGCTAAGATGGCATTGAAACAAAATCAACCATTGGAACTTccttatttttaattttgaatAAAGAACAAATAGTTTCACAACATCTCTTGAATCTATTGGACCTACAATAATCAAACATTTTACAAAGTACGTAAATGTATCAGGCATTGCCATCTCGAGAGTAGATACAAAATTGTGGTCCAGAAGGGATGTATATTCGAATTGACTGTGTGATACAGAGTTGCAAAGCAAAAAAGACCCCATAAATGGGAtgttaaaatttataataaataaGCCTACATAGCCCCTACCCCCTCCAGAGAAAAACAAAATATCCAGCCCTCGAAGTATTGCGAACTGCACAAATATATCTCCAGGTGACTTGGGCAGTCCATTAAGGTAATTCTCTATATCATCCGACCCAATACAACCTCACCACTGGCGTGGATGCTTTGCTTTACTCTAGTCTCCCGTGGATAAGGGCTGTTCAGGGAATCAAACCTTGCGGTTGATGTTTTGATGATAAGTATTTCCATACTAAATAGTATAGTATAGAATGCATATTGATTAGCCAACTAGAATGTATCAATCTACATCGGACCAAAAAAATTACCTACAAAATGCACTGGCGAAGTGCCTGCACTCGGCTCTCAATGGGCATTCTTTGCAGTTCGGCTTAGTTTTCGTACAGAATACCTACAAATGGATACAAGGTAGAACAGTTTATTGACACACAGTCTGGTCTATGTTGCTTTATGAAATATTCTTTTTATCATATTTACCTTTCCAAAAGTTATCATTTGATAGTGAAGGTCATATCTGTACATGAGAAATGTAAGAATATATCCTCAGATAGAGATATCTAAAGTAAATTATTAACTGGATTCCCAAAACTCACAATGTTTGCTGATCAAGGTTGCATAATCGAGGCCACATGTATTTATGTATATTGTTCAGCACTGGGTACCTTCAATAGCACATGATCAAACTCCAGCCCTTTGTGCATATGTTTGTCAATCTGACCATCAATATTAAAATATACTTACTGCTCCAGGAGGTGCAACTGAAGAGATTCAGGTAGGGGTTGAAGTGGCACCCAACCGAGCCTTACACATATCCTAGCAACATTTGTGTCCACCTATATAATCAACAGGTAAAGATAAACTCCAGAACTTAAGAAATAAAGAATTATACTTAACAAAGATAGGAAGTGAAGAACATACAGGGAATGCCTTGTGATGGAGTGTTAAAAGCCGCACACACTCTACACTTTTGGGTCCAAGTCCCTCAATGCTTAAGAGGTAAGCCCTGAGACAGACACAGCAAATGTAATCTTGAGTGCCATAATCATTGGAATTATACATAAAATAAGTTTATTGCATGTGGTACAGAAATGGGAAGGATAAAGATGGTAATGCATCTAATACAAACTTGTATTTCAGTTCGATCAAGCAAACTATATGTATAAGAGATGCATGGAAGGAATCTAAAATATGCAACTGCTGTGCCACACCCCATGTCGCATGCACAAAAAAAGGATGTTTGAACATTCAGTTAGGCTATACTTTAGGACAACATTTTGTAGATTCATAAGATACAACATAACCCATGTCCATGATTTATTTCACATTTTTCGGAAACTTGGAAGTGCGACATATAACAACGGGGCGTGGGTGCAACTAGACGCGACATGTTAGCATTCATGGAGTACCTAGGTTCATGTGAGTAAGTGACATCGCTAGAACCGGAACAAATCTGAGGAATTAAGCTCGAAAGAAACAGGAAAAAAATTGGTGTTGTCTcagtttgcctaaaaatagtggtGGGATAATGTATAGAACGAATAAAAAGTGTATATCTGTCTCTCAGGCCTACTTTGCTATCTCTTCATCTACATATCGTAGCCATTCCAGATCCATGCTCCCATGGGCACTGACCAACCTGTTTAGAAAGTCCTACAATGGAATTGCAGACGATGAGTACACATGACTTAACCATGAAACTGAAATAAGAAAATCTATTAAAAATGTATCCATGTTCATATGGCAAGACTTAAGTTGTGCTTAACTTAAAAACTACTTAACAACATACTTACTATTATCCGTTGTCCCAACATCTTATGCATTCCTCGGTTTCTAATTAGTTCAGATATTTCATTCACGTCTGATTGTCGTATTGCTTCCAAATCAAGTATCTCGTATACACTTTGACCACATTCTTTATACTTAGGGCTGCGGAGGACCTCTTTTCTTATATCCTCAAAATCATATGTCCTCTTTTTACTGCCCTTTCCTCTTGCCTTCTTTGTTTTTGATTCGTTCACATGAGCGTCAGTCAAAGATTTTTCAGTATCTTTCGACTGAGATTCTAATGTGGGCACAGAAGAGAGGTGAATCTTGACACTTAATGAGGGATCAAGAGAACATAGAAGAGTGGTCAAAGATTCAATCACTCTGGTTTCATTCTTATTGGCATTTATCTCTTGCATCAAGAGAAGTTGCATATATGTCGGCACATGAATATTTGTATCAACAAAGTTATCTGCAGTACAACTTGGTAATTCAGACGAAACACCACACCCTCCTGATGTTGTATGAAGCATCCTATTTGAAGGTTTTCCAGAAACTTCTGATTTTGCAGGAAATTTTGCAGCAATAGACATAAATGCAGAGCTATAAAAATCAGAAGATGATAGTCAGACCAACCTCATAACCTTAGGAAGCTAGTACCTAATAGGCAATGTGAGTTTCATTTCACCTTGAAAGATGGTCAGAAACATTCTGGGTAAGAAACACCCCTATTATTGAAGACACAACTGATCCACCCCAAGGAGTGAAATTCCAATGTCCTGCAAACGAATAGAGATACTCCCAGAGTTAAGCGTTAAAGGCGCTTCTTAATACCATAAAACATACCCACATGCGTGATAACACAGCTTATAATACACCAAAGTAAGATGGAAATACCAAAAGGTatggccattttataaaatgaaGACACATGCATCAGAAATTAGAGCATGGATGTACACTAATATTGACAACTCGTGACCATATACCATTAACGTGAATTCAGGTTATAACATGACACCATGTTATGTTGTCGATACCTATCCATCCACTCGACTACATGGCATATAGAAGCATATATATGCTACGAGTACAATACTGAGATCGTAGCAATACCTTGAACCATACGCATTGCAGTCCTGAATAAATCCGTCCATCCTCTGAATATTTTTCTTTCCTCCTCTAGGCAGTTCTCTTTGCTCTTTTGCACTTTGGCGCGAAATGGTTTTCTCTTCACTTTTTCCTTATACGGAACAATTTTACCAAATTCTTCCTTGTAAGACACAAGAACAGCATCTTCAGTGCCTTCAATTGGTCCACTGGAACTCATGATGTCCACAATAGACCGAAAATGATTTTCTTTCACTCTCTGCTCCGTAGAATTCATGATATCCTCCATAGTCCGAAAATGACTTTCTTCCACTTTCCGCCCCGTTAAATTCATGATATCCTCAATAGTCCGAaatttttcacttttcatttTCCGTCCAGTAGAATCCATGACGTCATCGGTAGCCCGAAAACGATTTTTTTTCAGTTTCGCCTCATATGGTAGGGTTTCACCAAAATCTCCGCTGACAGAGGAAAGAGCACCATGTGGTTCGGCTGTTAAAATAGGGGACGCTGTAGCGCCCGCCGTGCCATCGGATCTGTAGAAGCTCGAGACCATCACCCTACGCTTCGGCATTTCCACAGACCAAACTCTTGGAACGCCTCGTCGTCACAAATAATACGACAGATACGATCAGATTAAGGATGGGCGTGAAGCTTTGTCGAGAGAAACTGGAGGTGGACAAAGCCACCATAGATGGAAGAGAACCCAAGCTTCAGCAAACCTGCCAAAACAACACAGCGCAAAGAGCGATAAGCAGAAAACGCAGACGGATTGCAAATCGAAGAGGGGGAATTTGCCAAAACAACACAACGCAAATAGGGGTAAGTTGCAATCGAAGAGGGGAAATTTTGTCTGTCTCTCCACCTTGCGGTTCGATGCGCTTATATTTCGTCCACGAATCAATACCAATGCACACACCTATGGCCGCGGCGACGGCGGTGCGTCAGAGGAGTAGTAGCACGGTCGGCACTGGGTGGGTAGTGGAGTACTACCAGAGAAGAGGACACGAAGGGTCAAGCTGGGACGCGTGTCGAGCGGAACAACTGAAATATCTACTAGCCTAGTAACTTGAACCAGAGGTAGCAGCTACAGAAACCTTTTGATAGTCCAAATAAGTCTGGCCATAGTCttatgtagtactccctccgttcctttctataatgcctataaaTTTTTAGCATTTATTTTAAAATATAAGGTTGTGGCTtagcttttttcaattaccccatccccgttcagctcccaaatcgtttagCTCCCAAAAttggttatggtaagttaggaagatatggatttcctaaattttacgttgatctcaaatcgttcagctagaggtcttgtgtaaaaaatattcttgcgctaatttccgtgccaaaaaactataggcactatagaatagaacagagggagtagtaggatcatgcatatgatacttgtgtatggtaCTACTAACTCTATACTAGTAGTAGTagttagtatcatgaagtagtattaTAGTCTTggtatatttattgctttttagaacTCAATGtaaatttgtgcacaagatttgtttggcattaatttttctcgtgacatgcgctatgatacagtatccacctatgttactctaatctcctctctcctctttaattagctgtcacatcagcatttttgtggaaccaatatgcatgatacCAGCTATGATACTAACACTATAGCTAGTCTAATGCTCCTCCGCCAAAAAAAATGTACGAATTTTCTCTTTTAGGAACGAAACCTTTTAAGTTTAACTAAATTCTGACAGAAAAATGGTAAGACACGTGGCATTAaattactactacctccatccaagGCTTAagctttatttttttgaaaagtcaaacgaagtaaagtttgaccaaatttttagaagaatctatgaacaaatatggtaatttgtagataccatataaaaatatatatcatcatctatctaatgatattgattttgtacttttcacgttaatattttttgataaaatttttgtcaaacttgacatagtttgactttccaaAAAAATATAGACCTTAATCCTTGGGATGAAGGTAGTATATCATTAACAATATGTTAGGATGAATCTAGCTACTCTAGTTTAGTGTCCTGAATGCTGCTACTTCTCTAAGTTAGTTAGTTAATAAAATGTAACTTGAGATATGTCTAACTGTACATTTATTTGTGAACTGGGAGTACCATATTAGATGAAAACGGGGTGATGTGTTCCCTTGTTCAATCAATGTCAACTACTACTTTGAATCAATGTCTCTATGGAGCCCCGAAAAAGGTGCGAGCTTCCGCGACGCTCCACTAGGCATCTCGGGCCAACCCTAGCACCACCAGTCCATTACCCTACACCGACACTGATCAACGGCGCCGTTGCCAGCTCATGGCAGCGGTAACGGTGCATCTCGACGGCGCGACTCTGGTTGGTAGAGGCGACGGGGTGGGGGGGTTAGCTCCTGTAGTGGTGAGTTTCCAGGCGAGGTTGGCGCTGCTGCGTGGCTGGGAGGCCGAGATCCTAGAAGGTTAAAGTTGGGCAATGAATGCATTTTTGAAGAATATTTACTTAATGTTTTTGCATTAGTAATGATAGGATTTTGGTATTTTACTGCATGCACGCGCACCTCTTATGATAGTTTCAACAGGTCCAGATGGAAGGACATGATGAACACAATCAGTGGAGCAGTCAAACCTTTCTAAGAATACAGTTAAAACGAAGCGATCAGAGAGTTTGGCGACCATTGGTATGGGCAGAGCCCTCCCGTACGGCGCGGTCGTACCACCCCCACCACCTTCGTCACTTCAAATAGTTTCACCATGTGCAAACAGAAAAGAGACCTGACATTCGTAGACACTAAAAAACGCAGAAACGTCACCTCCAGCTGGAGGGGGAACTAGTAGAAGGGCACCAATCATCGGCGTTCCTCGAATCCAAGAGGCTTTGGGCATCATCTCCATCACTATCAGCtgcatcaacaccatcatcaatATCGATCCTCCACATCATGTTGTATTTATTATACTTTGGTGCAGATTTGAACAATAATTCATTTTTCCATATGTATTTGATCCATTTCATTGTTATGATGATGTCTCCTTCCTCTGTGTGTGAGTAGATTCCTTGGTTCTTGTGGATATGGTGAAATCCTAGTTATGGATTacaattaaaataaaaaaattattcatTCCTTAATCTGGTGTAGTAATTGTCTCTCTTTATATTGTACTAGTATACAtgtacgtgcaacgcacgtctcaAAATATCACCAATACATTTGAAACTCATGggagtcaaattaaaaataaacttTCAATAAAGTAAAAATGTTAATGGACCCATTTTGTTTTAATGTTGCTCAGGTTATATTTACAAAACTGAAACACAATTGTGATCATGCTACAGCAGGGATACAATAATATTGTTTCATCTGTGTGGCGTTCTGTACTCACTCGATTGTCACCAATGTTATCAAATGTATTGCAAAACCTAGATGCAACTCCACAAATAGATTGTATAATAATCGATTAAATGTATCCTAATACTTGACAATTCAGATATGGAATAAAAGGCGTCAACTGTGTAATTTCAGTAGGACTCCCAA contains:
- the LOC124697831 gene encoding protein ROS1A-like, producing MRMVQGHWNFTPWGGSVVSSIIGVFLTQNVSDHLSSSAFMSIAAKFPAKSEVSGKPSNRMLHTTSGGCGVSSELPSCTADNFVDTNIHVPTYMQLLLMQEINANKNETRVIESLTTLLCSLDPSLSVKIHLSSVPTLESQSKDTEKSLTDAHVNESKTKKARGKGSKKRTYDFEDIRKEVLRSPKYKECGQSVYEILDLEAIRQSDVNEISELIRNRGMHKMLGQRIIDFLNRLVSAHGSMDLEWLRYVDEEIAKAYLLSIEGLGPKSVECVRLLTLHHKAFPVDTNVARICVRLGWVPLQPLPESLQLHLLEQYPVLNNIHKYMWPRLCNLDQQTLYDLHYQMITFGKVFCTKTKPNCKECPLRAECRHFASAFCSARLALSGSEEKSSVTLGTPIAVENRHQSYMRYADLLEWWSTHACDLSLANGKTIIEEPASQEPGQQEIEQHDMEDHAPYDSEVISEFTLQNVKNYLQKLNALVSITSEAASIPTPKLKNVSRLRTEHQVYELPDDSPLLEGFDKRDPDVNCPYLLCIWNPGETAESSDTPNIACKYQYKAQLCESNACFHCNGIQGSYDQKIRGTILIPCRDATRGIFPLGGTYFQANEVFADHASSQNPIVFPRKWIKERATRTVFFGTSIPSIYKVTKPSSPVTITAVVRGLPGDHEMDEEKRRVTASVLVEGIEKRGSQKPPILHSLSTVLRRKKAIAVDLVSDRLRRTSR